In Paenibacillus durus, the DNA window CAGTAATACGGATAGAATGTTGAATGCCATTGATCGGGTAAAATCGGGGCAGGTCACGTATGCGGTCAGGGATACCAAATACGAGGAAATGGACATCAAGGCGGGGCAGTATATCGGTATTTCCAATTCTAAAATTATCGCCGCAGCCGAGGATTTGCTGTCTGCCAGCCAGGCGCTGCTGTCCAAGATGCTGGAGAGCGGAGGCGAGATTATTACTATTTTGACAGGGCAAGAAGCCAATCTTGAGGATACGGAAGCCTTGGAAGGCTGGCTCGGAGCGAATTATCCCGATGCAGAGGTTGAAATTCACGAAGGCGGTCAGCCGCTGTATTTCTATTTATTCTCGGTAGAAGCTTAAGCCCAGAAACTGTACGAAGGGAGGTTTACCATGAATCATACCGTAATCGTCACCGACAGCACTTCTGATATCCCTCCGTCCATGGCGGAAGCTTACGGCATCCATGTCGTGCCGCTTACCCTCATGTTCGGGGAGGAATCTTACCGCGACGGGGTTGATATGACGCCGGAACAGTTCTATGAGCGGCTTCCTAGGTCTCCGCAGCTCCCGACCACGTCACAGCCGTCGCCGGTTGAATATATGAATGTGTACAGAAATATTTTGGAGCGATATCCGGATAGTCCGATATTGTCTTTCCATATTTCTTCCGGGCTGAGCGGAACCTACCAATCCGCGCTGCTTGCCAAATCGATGCTGGAGGAAGAAGGCAGCCGGATCACCGTATTCGATTCATTATCCGCTTCTTACGGATTCGGCTTGCTGGTGGTTCATGCAGCCCGTCTGGCTGCCGAAGGGAAAGGCCCGGAGGAAATCTTGGAGTCTGTCGAACGGCTTCGCCGCTCGCGCAAGCTTTATTTTCTGGTGGATACGCTGGAATACTTGCAAAAGGGTGGCCGGATTGGCAAAGCTTCGGCTATCCTTGGCACACTGCTCAATATTAAGCCGATTCTGTCAATCGACGAGGAAGGCGTTATCTATGCGGTAGAGAAAGTCAGAGGACGGAAAAAGGCGGTGGCCCGCATGATCGAGCTGTTCAAGAAGGATCTGCAAGGTATCGATAAAATCAATGTGGCTGTCGGACACACCGCACAGCCAACTGCTGGTGAAGAATTTCTGCAGGAGCTCTCCGCGTATTTTACACTGGAGGAAAAAGTGTTGACTAACGTAGGGCCTGTTGTTGGAAGTCATGTCGGCAACGGTACGCTTGCCGTATTTGTATGGCCCGCGTAGATGAGGGATGAATATGATTCTGTCTTTGGATACAACCTTGGTTAAACAAATTAGTGGCGTGAGCGCTCAAAAGCAGGCTGAGCTTCACGCCTTTGGCATATTTACAGTGAAAGATTTGCTGGAGTATTATCCTTTCCGCTATGAGGACTACCGCCCGAAATCGCTCAGCGAGGTGAAGAACGGGGATAAAGTAACGGTCGAGGCCAAAGTCATCGGCATCCCGGTGCTTCAGCGATTCGGCGGGAAGTCGCGCCTCAGCTGCAAAATGATGGCGGAGCCGTGGATGTTTACGGCTACCTGGTTCAACCGGCACTATGTGCGGGAGCAGTTGACGGCGGGCCGTCAAGTTGTCATCAGCGGAAAGTGGGATCAGAAGCGGTCGCAAATTACAGTGGCCGATTATGAATTTCCGGATCGAGGAGAAGGAAAGACCGGAACGCTGCAGCCTGTGTATTCCGTCGGCGGCAAAATTACGCAGAGCTGGCTCCGCAAGACGATTGCCCAGGCGCTGCTGCAATTTGGGGATATGATCCCCGAAGTTTTGCCGCAGCCGATCATGCATAAATACGATTTTATGCCGCGTAAACGGGCGATCGCCACGATCCATCAGCCCGAGGATTCACGGGAAGGCCAGCAGGGCCGTAGAAGGATGGTATACGAGGAACTGTTTCTGTTCCAACTGAAGGTTCAGGCTTTCCGGACGCTCAATCGGGGCAGGATGGACGGCATGGTTCATACGGTGGACAACGCAACGGTCCGCCAATTCGTACGCAGTCTCCCGTTCGAGCTGACCAACGCCCAAAAGGCAGCGGAGCTTGAGATTTTGCAGGATATGCGTTCTGCTTACTGCATGAACCGCCTTCTCCAAGGCGATGTAGGTTCCGGCAAAACGGCGCTCGCGGCAATCGCGCTGTTCGCGACGGTCCGTTCGGGG includes these proteins:
- a CDS encoding DegV family protein, with the translated sequence MNHTVIVTDSTSDIPPSMAEAYGIHVVPLTLMFGEESYRDGVDMTPEQFYERLPRSPQLPTTSQPSPVEYMNVYRNILERYPDSPILSFHISSGLSGTYQSALLAKSMLEEEGSRITVFDSLSASYGFGLLVVHAARLAAEGKGPEEILESVERLRRSRKLYFLVDTLEYLQKGGRIGKASAILGTLLNIKPILSIDEEGVIYAVEKVRGRKKAVARMIELFKKDLQGIDKINVAVGHTAQPTAGEEFLQELSAYFTLEEKVLTNVGPVVGSHVGNGTLAVFVWPA